In Candidatus Methylomirabilis limnetica, the following are encoded in one genomic region:
- the thiO gene encoding glycine oxidase ThiO: protein MAKGADVIIIGGGIIGVACAYALTRAHVKRVVLIERGQLGREASRASAGMLAPQAEAEGPGPFFDLCLAARDRYLTLADELRDATGEDIEYCKWGLLHLLDSTEHEAANGRVVWQRAAGLRVEELSGREVRAMEPILNPKIGGALFFPDEAHIRPCTVVSGLAAGARAGGAEILENVEAIDFILGEDRLRGVNIGGKTILADTIVACAGAWSGRLLDLIGHRLPMEPVRGQIVRARFERPPLTHLVWGPLGYLVPRLNGELLIGTTVEQAGFASTATLAGVAELCEAAKAMVPSLMTAPLDRTWAGLRPRLPDGLPAIGRFANIPNLIVATGHYRSGILLGPLTGELVADLILDKEPPFPLQAFSPDRFGPS from the coding sequence ATGGCTAAAGGCGCGGATGTCATCATCATTGGCGGCGGGATTATCGGTGTAGCCTGCGCCTACGCCCTGACTCGAGCTCACGTGAAGCGTGTCGTCCTGATCGAACGTGGACAGCTCGGGCGGGAGGCATCGCGGGCTTCTGCAGGTATGCTGGCGCCTCAGGCGGAGGCGGAAGGACCTGGGCCCTTCTTCGACCTCTGCCTCGCCGCAAGGGATCGTTACCTGACGCTGGCCGATGAGCTTCGGGACGCCACCGGAGAGGATATTGAGTATTGCAAGTGGGGACTGCTGCACCTCCTCGATTCGACGGAACATGAGGCGGCGAATGGACGAGTGGTCTGGCAGCGGGCGGCTGGGCTGCGCGTGGAGGAGCTGTCCGGACGTGAGGTTCGCGCCATGGAGCCCATTCTGAATCCCAAGATAGGAGGCGCGCTCTTCTTTCCGGATGAGGCCCACATCCGACCCTGCACCGTAGTGTCCGGGCTGGCTGCGGGGGCGCGTGCCGGCGGCGCCGAGATCCTTGAGAACGTCGAGGCGATCGACTTCATTCTGGGTGAAGATCGCCTGCGGGGTGTCAATATTGGCGGCAAAACGATCCTGGCTGATACCATTGTGGCCTGCGCCGGCGCGTGGTCCGGCCGCCTCCTGGATCTCATCGGCCACAGACTTCCCATGGAGCCCGTGCGAGGCCAGATCGTTCGGGCTCGCTTCGAACGCCCTCCATTGACCCACCTCGTCTGGGGCCCACTGGGATATCTCGTTCCGCGACTAAACGGTGAGCTCCTTATAGGAACAACGGTAGAGCAAGCGGGATTCGCTTCGACCGCCACCCTTGCAGGCGTAGCGGAGCTGTGCGAGGCCGCCAAGGCGATGGTTCCAAGCCTGATGACCGCGCCTCTCGACAGGACATGGGCAGGACTGCGTCCCCGGCTACCGGATGGTCTGCCTGCCATCGGCCGCTTTGCGAATATTCCAAATCTGATCGTAGCCACTGGACACTACCGTAGCGGGATCCTGCTAGGACCACTGACGGGAGAGTTGGTCGCCGACCTGATTCTGGACAAAGAACCACCATTTCCCCTCCAAGCTTTCTCCCCAGATAGATTTGGGCCTTCCTGA
- a CDS encoding cytochrome C oxidase subunit IV family protein encodes MTPERVHPNYVTIWVWLLVLMVAGVLATRLPLGKSAINNLIFAIAAVKAVLVALNYMHLRSESWLIYALAIVPVLLVVALTLVLFPDIVFHH; translated from the coding sequence GTGACTCCTGAACGGGTTCATCCCAACTATGTGACCATCTGGGTGTGGCTGCTCGTGTTAATGGTCGCCGGGGTCCTCGCAACCCGTTTGCCATTGGGAAAGTCGGCTATCAATAATCTGATCTTTGCCATTGCAGCGGTAAAAGCCGTACTGGTCGCACTAAACTACATGCACTTGAGATCTGAGAGTTGGCTGATCTACGCCCTGGCGATCGTTCCAGTACTGCTTGTCGTTGCCCTGACTTTAGTTCTTTTTCCAGACATCGTCTTTCACCATTAA
- a CDS encoding cytochrome c oxidase subunit 3 — translation MRMAVVSEQFTPALRGKIAIWFVIASEVMIFGTAVGSYILARAASPGWSAEAAHLSTSLATINTFVLLTSSMTMAMAFDAYQKADQRGAQRFLLLTTLLGLTFLGIKSYEYTSHIMEGAVPWSGSFWSFYYALTGLHMLHVIAGAIVNFILFLAAGRGLSTGYRIEIAGLYWHFVDIVWIFLFPLLYLSY, via the coding sequence ATGCGTATGGCGGTCGTATCCGAACAGTTCACCCCCGCGCTTCGAGGCAAGATCGCCATCTGGTTCGTGATCGCCTCTGAGGTGATGATTTTTGGAACCGCCGTAGGCAGTTATATCCTGGCTCGGGCGGCCAGCCCGGGATGGTCGGCAGAAGCCGCCCATCTAAGCACCTCCCTGGCGACGATCAACACCTTTGTCCTGCTTACCAGCAGCATGACCATGGCGATGGCCTTTGACGCCTACCAAAAGGCGGATCAGCGTGGGGCGCAAAGGTTTCTGCTGCTTACCACCCTGCTCGGGCTGACGTTCCTCGGAATTAAATCCTATGAGTACACCTCCCACATCATGGAGGGCGCCGTACCGTGGAGCGGTTCCTTCTGGTCCTTCTACTACGCGCTGACGGGACTGCACATGCTACACGTCATTGCCGGGGCTATTGTGAACTTCATCCTGTTTCTTGCGGCAGGGAGGGGGTTGAGCACCGGCTATCGCATCGAGATTGCGGGGCTGTACTGGCACTTTGTTGACATCGTCTGGATCTTCCTCTTCCCGCTTCTCTACCTTTCGTACTGA
- a CDS encoding cytochrome c oxidase subunit I, translated as MSHPPGVAPIPSAVIHAAHGELGFWRTYIFTTDHKTIAKQYLSLGLFMAFVGGYLAYVMRWQLAFPDTSIPGFGFVGPETYNALVTNHGTIMVFFVAMPILLGAFGNFLIPLMIGARDMAFPRLNMLSFWILAVSALLILTSFFVPAGGASAGWTGYAPLSARAEYTGVNWGINLWLIAHALEFSSFLIGGVNFLTTAITMRAPGMTFFRLPIIIWQLLTASVIFLLSVGPLIAAAVMLLMDRLLGTSFFVPEGGGDPLLWEHLFWFFGHPEVYVILLPGLGAVIEVLAVFSRKPIFGYRWIIYSTLITGVLSFIVWAHHMFISGMDPRLVMPFSIATILISVPLALILFSMIFTLWKGSIRLAPPMLWALGFIAMFILGGLTGIVNGSAPANIQIHGTHFVVAHFHYTLLSVVIFGGFTGLYFWFPKMFGRMMNEPMGKLHFLLTFLFFNLTFFPMHAVGLAGMPRRIANPLQYEFLKAVQPLNIQITISAIGLIIAQIPFLINFAWSIVAGRKAERNPWEAATLEWTALSPPPHDNWGEATPTVYRGPYEYSPPGIREDYLPQDRAPVSGAAQDGR; from the coding sequence ATGAGCCATCCCCCAGGAGTAGCCCCCATTCCCTCGGCCGTTATCCACGCCGCACATGGGGAGCTCGGCTTTTGGCGTACGTATATCTTCACAACCGATCACAAAACGATCGCCAAGCAGTATCTCTCCCTCGGCCTCTTTATGGCCTTTGTGGGGGGCTACCTGGCCTATGTGATGCGATGGCAGCTTGCCTTTCCCGACACGTCAATCCCTGGATTCGGCTTTGTGGGGCCGGAGACGTACAACGCTCTCGTCACCAATCACGGCACGATCATGGTGTTCTTTGTGGCAATGCCGATCTTGCTGGGGGCATTTGGAAACTTTCTGATCCCGCTTATGATCGGGGCCAGGGATATGGCCTTCCCGCGGCTCAACATGCTCTCCTTTTGGATCCTCGCGGTCTCTGCTCTTCTGATCTTAACATCATTCTTCGTTCCCGCTGGTGGGGCCTCCGCCGGTTGGACCGGCTATGCGCCGCTGAGCGCAAGGGCAGAATATACCGGTGTGAACTGGGGGATAAACCTCTGGCTTATCGCTCACGCCCTTGAGTTCAGCTCTTTCCTAATCGGCGGCGTCAATTTTCTCACCACCGCGATCACTATGCGGGCACCGGGGATGACCTTTTTCCGTCTTCCGATCATTATTTGGCAGCTACTCACCGCTTCCGTCATTTTCTTGCTCTCTGTGGGACCGCTGATCGCGGCAGCCGTAATGCTCTTGATGGATCGGCTCCTGGGAACCAGCTTCTTTGTACCCGAAGGGGGTGGCGACCCCCTGCTCTGGGAGCATCTCTTCTGGTTCTTCGGCCATCCTGAGGTCTACGTCATCCTGTTGCCAGGGCTTGGGGCGGTGATAGAGGTCCTGGCTGTCTTCTCGAGGAAACCAATCTTTGGCTATCGGTGGATTATCTACTCGACCCTCATCACGGGGGTCCTCAGCTTTATCGTCTGGGCGCATCACATGTTCATCAGCGGCATGGATCCCCGGCTCGTCATGCCGTTTAGTATTGCCACCATCCTGATCTCTGTACCACTTGCGCTCATTTTGTTCTCGATGATTTTTACCCTATGGAAAGGCTCGATCCGCCTTGCGCCCCCGATGCTCTGGGCCTTGGGCTTTATCGCCATGTTCATTCTCGGAGGACTCACCGGCATCGTAAACGGCTCGGCGCCGGCCAACATCCAGATTCACGGTACCCACTTCGTCGTGGCCCACTTCCACTACACCCTGTTGAGCGTCGTCATATTTGGCGGTTTTACCGGCCTCTACTTCTGGTTTCCAAAGATGTTCGGTCGGATGATGAATGAACCCATGGGAAAACTACACTTTCTGCTCACCTTCCTGTTCTTTAATCTCACCTTCTTCCCGATGCATGCCGTCGGCCTCGCCGGGATGCCGCGTCGTATCGCCAACCCGCTCCAGTACGAGTTCCTGAAAGCGGTTCAACCGCTTAACATCCAGATTACGATAAGTGCGATTGGGCTCATCATCGCCCAGATTCCATTCCTGATCAACTTTGCCTGGAGTATCGTGGCCGGCAGAAAGGCGGAGCGCAACCCCTGGGAGGCAGCAACACTCGAGTGGACAGCCCTCTCTCCGCCGCCTCATGACAACTGGGGAGAAGCGACCCCAACCGTTTACCGCGGCCCGTATGAGTACAGCCCTCCCGGCATTCGTGAAGATTATCTTCCGCAGGATCGTGCCCCGGTGTCGGGAGCTGCCCAGGACGGGCGATAA
- a CDS encoding cytochrome c oxidase subunit II: protein MFLSWLPENISTYGGEIDSLFWLIYYITLAWFIVTIGAMLGFVLLFRQREGRRATYITGEKFSQVAWILIPTALVLVLDLWLDFRSGDAWAKARINVPPSELQVQVTGKQFNWEILYPGPDGQFGTADDLQMDNELHVAVNKVVGITLKSKDVIHSLFLPNLRLQQNAVPGREFPAWFQATKTGVFEIPCAELCGFGHSGMIGHLTVHTAEEYDKWVKEQWPSVMAEALPRKALSRK from the coding sequence ATGTTCCTGAGCTGGCTTCCTGAGAATATCTCAACCTATGGGGGAGAGATTGACTCTCTCTTCTGGCTGATCTATTACATCACGCTGGCATGGTTCATTGTGACCATTGGGGCCATGCTCGGCTTCGTTCTACTCTTCCGCCAGCGCGAGGGACGGCGTGCCACCTACATCACGGGCGAGAAGTTTTCGCAGGTTGCGTGGATTCTTATCCCGACCGCGCTCGTCCTCGTGCTCGATTTGTGGCTCGATTTTCGATCAGGCGATGCATGGGCAAAGGCCAGGATTAACGTGCCGCCAAGCGAGCTTCAGGTGCAGGTGACTGGAAAGCAGTTTAACTGGGAGATCCTCTATCCAGGGCCGGATGGCCAGTTCGGGACGGCGGATGATCTTCAGATGGACAATGAGCTGCACGTTGCAGTGAACAAGGTCGTCGGTATCACCCTCAAGTCAAAGGATGTCATTCACAGTCTGTTCCTACCCAACCTGCGACTACAGCAGAACGCTGTACCAGGACGTGAGTTTCCCGCCTGGTTCCAGGCCACCAAGACCGGCGTGTTCGAGATCCCCTGCGCAGAACTCTGCGGATTCGGTCACTCCGGGATGATCGGACATTTGACCGTCCACACTGCTGAGGAATACGACAAGTGGGTGAAAGAACAGTGGCCTTCCGTAATGGCAGAAGCACTGCCACGCAAAGCTCTCTCAAGGAAATAG
- a CDS encoding DUF748 domain-containing protein, whose protein sequence is MVSLLGRLMPMQRLRKLLIWSGAVFVAVALFAFLGLPPLMRSFLMRTLSDTLHREVTIQQIKINPLTLSLTVRGVMVKDREAPDTFVSFDQLFINLQSVSALRWAVILKDVRIDRPYIRIVRHQDGSYNFSDLLGAGDSGQGGGAAPRKFSFNNIRIVDGSMDLLDQPRQTNHTVRDLNIALPFLSNYPYHIDTSVAPRVSAMINDSRYILEGKTKPFASSLETTFDIDVTDLDIPYYLTYMPVKTNFTIRSGKMSLKAKLLFIQHPQPALTVEGRIALRQLAVSDAQDRPLLALPLLDVVLAPTEPLARLFHVASVTLESPELFIRRDPSGVTNIQTLFPANPDTRTDVKAQDTTATSAVVDIDTFQLSKGMLSFSDTATAISIKAEKNAEDHTPAEPANLVAQEISVRADNLTTRKDRQGTTVVSFRLNKGGTATVKGPVGIAPLSAQLAVSLKAIDLRPFQPYFTDRVKIHVTRGTVSTDGNLSLNHQEGSGLQAAYKGNLSAVQFGSVDKAHAQDFLTWQSLAFGDLDVGYNPTYVHIAKVALTDFYARLIVHPDGSVNLAQIMEKGTVEEKPTSPDTSPTAPQPTPSETSGKAGTDVQIRTVTLQGGHISFSDASLKPAYSVDLTEIGGRVTGLSSGEATLADVELRGKVNQFAPLEIVGKINPLRDDLFVDLKAGFKDMDLSSATPYSGKYVGYTVEKGKLSFDLNYQIANRKLDSKNNLFLDQFTLGEKVESPTATNLPVRLAIALLKDRNGEIRLDLPVTGSLDDPEFRVWKVVLQILVNLLSKAATAPFALLGALIGGGEELGYLEYEPGSATVADTNAKKIEMLVKALYERPSLKLEIEGHVDVEKDREGLRQREFMRKLKVQKFNQRLKQGQASIPVAELNLEPAEYEPFLRLAYKAETFPKPRNLVGFAKDLPVPEMEKLMLTHTQVNDDGLRLLASQRAMKVKDAILRSGEVEQGRLFIIEPKSLAPEKRNTLKDSRVDFTIR, encoded by the coding sequence GTGGTATCGTTGTTGGGCCGACTGATGCCCATGCAGCGTCTGAGGAAACTGCTCATCTGGTCCGGCGCGGTCTTTGTGGCCGTGGCCCTCTTCGCATTTCTTGGCCTCCCCCCACTTATGCGATCGTTTCTGATGCGAACACTCTCGGATACGCTCCACCGCGAGGTGACGATCCAACAGATCAAGATCAATCCGCTCACGCTCTCACTGACCGTCAGAGGTGTCATGGTCAAGGACCGCGAGGCGCCCGATACGTTCGTATCGTTTGATCAACTCTTCATTAATCTCCAAAGTGTTTCCGCGCTCCGCTGGGCTGTAATTCTAAAGGATGTGCGCATAGATCGACCCTACATCCGGATCGTCCGTCATCAGGACGGCTCCTACAACTTCTCCGATCTCCTGGGGGCGGGCGACTCGGGTCAGGGTGGCGGAGCAGCCCCCCGCAAGTTTTCATTCAATAATATTCGGATCGTGGACGGCAGCATGGACCTCCTCGATCAGCCAAGGCAGACCAATCATACCGTCAGGGACCTGAACATCGCCCTCCCGTTTCTCTCGAATTACCCATACCATATCGATACATCGGTTGCGCCCAGGGTGTCGGCAATGATCAACGACAGCCGGTATATCCTTGAAGGCAAGACAAAACCGTTTGCCTCCTCCCTGGAGACCACTTTCGACATCGATGTCACCGATCTCGATATTCCTTACTATCTCACCTATATGCCGGTTAAGACCAACTTTACGATCCGTTCGGGGAAGATGTCCCTCAAAGCGAAACTGTTATTTATTCAACACCCACAACCCGCGCTGACGGTAGAAGGCCGCATCGCCTTGCGCCAGCTTGCCGTCAGCGACGCACAGGATCGACCGCTTCTGGCGCTTCCCCTTTTAGACGTCGTGCTCGCGCCTACGGAACCTCTTGCCAGGCTGTTTCATGTGGCATCCGTAACGCTGGAATCACCAGAACTGTTTATCAGGCGCGATCCGTCCGGGGTAACCAACATTCAGACCCTCTTTCCCGCGAATCCGGATACGCGCACCGATGTCAAGGCTCAAGATACTACAGCCACCTCTGCTGTAGTGGACATCGATACGTTTCAACTGAGTAAGGGGATGCTCTCCTTTTCGGATACGGCTACGGCGATCTCAATAAAAGCTGAGAAGAATGCTGAAGATCATACGCCTGCCGAGCCGGCCAACCTCGTCGCCCAGGAAATCAGCGTGAGGGCCGATAACCTTACGACCAGAAAAGATCGCCAGGGTACGACCGTCGTCTCTTTCCGTCTGAATAAGGGGGGAACGGCCACGGTCAAGGGCCCGGTCGGTATTGCCCCGCTGTCCGCGCAATTGGCCGTGAGCCTCAAGGCGATCGATCTCCGCCCGTTTCAACCCTATTTCACCGATCGGGTCAAGATCCACGTCACGAGAGGCACCGTATCAACCGACGGCAATCTCTCGTTAAACCACCAGGAAGGATCCGGCCTGCAGGCTGCCTACAAGGGCAATCTGTCCGCAGTGCAGTTCGGATCGGTTGATAAGGCTCACGCACAGGATTTTCTGACCTGGCAATCCCTTGCGTTCGGCGACCTCGATGTAGGCTATAATCCGACGTACGTCCATATCGCTAAGGTTGCGCTGACCGACTTCTACGCCCGTCTGATCGTTCATCCGGACGGCTCGGTCAATCTTGCACAAATCATGGAAAAGGGGACAGTCGAGGAAAAACCGACTTCTCCAGATACGTCGCCGACCGCCCCGCAGCCCACCCCCAGCGAGACATCCGGCAAGGCCGGTACTGATGTTCAAATCCGGACGGTCACGCTTCAGGGGGGACACATCAGCTTTTCAGACGCATCACTCAAGCCGGCCTATTCCGTCGACCTGACAGAGATCGGTGGAAGGGTGACCGGACTGTCGTCCGGTGAAGCCACACTCGCGGATGTTGAGCTCAGGGGTAAGGTCAACCAGTTTGCCCCCCTCGAGATCGTGGGCAAGATCAACCCGCTGCGCGACGACCTCTTTGTAGACCTGAAAGCCGGGTTCAAGGACATGGACCTGAGCTCCGCGACCCCCTACTCGGGAAAATACGTTGGCTACACGGTCGAGAAGGGCAAGCTCTCCTTCGATCTGAATTATCAGATTGCCAACCGGAAGCTAGATTCCAAAAATAATCTGTTCCTGGATCAGTTTACCCTGGGAGAGAAGGTAGAAAGCCCCACTGCAACAAATCTGCCTGTCAGATTGGCCATCGCCCTCCTCAAGGACAGAAATGGAGAGATCCGTCTGGATCTCCCGGTGACCGGCAGCCTTGATGACCCTGAATTCAGAGTCTGGAAGGTTGTCCTACAGATCCTCGTCAACCTTCTCTCAAAGGCAGCGACGGCCCCATTTGCCCTACTCGGAGCGCTTATCGGGGGTGGGGAGGAACTGGGGTATCTCGAGTACGAGCCAGGGAGCGCTACTGTGGCCGATACAAACGCGAAAAAGATCGAGATGCTGGTTAAGGCGCTGTATGAGCGGCCCTCGCTAAAGCTCGAGATCGAAGGCCATGTTGATGTTGAGAAGGACAGAGAGGGGCTACGGCAGCGTGAGTTCATGAGGAAGCTGAAGGTCCAGAAATTCAATCAGCGCCTCAAACAAGGACAGGCGTCGATCCCGGTCGCTGAATTGAACCTTGAACCAGCGGAGTACGAGCCATTCCTGAGGCTAGCCTACAAGGCGGAAACGTTTCCCAAGCCACGCAACCTCGTGGGGTTTGCGAAGGACCTTCCGGTCCCCGAAATGGAAAAGCTGATGCTGACACACACCCAGGTTAATGATGATGGCCTGCGGCTGCTGGCCTCTCAACGTGCCATGAAGGTCAAGGATGCCATCCTACGATCGGGCGAGGTTGAGCAGGGGCGACTGTTCATCATTGAGCCCAAGTCATTGGCGCCCGAGAAACGCAACACGCTGAAGGATAGCCGCGTTGATTTCACAATCCGCTAG
- a CDS encoding mechanosensitive ion channel family protein — protein sequence MTMPPVALMIDLLIRYGFQVLGAIILLAAGLLGARWIGNVVSTWTLRQHIEPPVRTLLVRLVRVVVVLLTVVVVLGNLGIQMSPFLAGIGVFGLGIGLALQGVLSNVVAGLTIIFTKPYRVGEYIDLAGEQGEVHMIDLFSTTLVHPDMSKIVIPNRKIVGEILHNYGTMRQLNLKVGVAYGTDLNDTMGLVRQVLEGSAYVLKEPIPLVGISMLGDSAIVISIRPWVKVDDYETAQAELYQTIVERFQDGRIGIPLPQREVRLLSGS from the coding sequence ATGACGATGCCGCCGGTAGCACTCATGATCGACCTCTTGATCCGTTACGGGTTTCAGGTTCTAGGGGCCATTATTCTCCTGGCGGCTGGTCTACTCGGAGCGCGATGGATCGGGAACGTCGTTAGCACATGGACCTTGCGTCAGCATATTGAGCCTCCAGTCAGAACACTGCTCGTCCGCCTTGTCCGGGTGGTAGTCGTTCTCCTCACGGTCGTGGTGGTGCTTGGCAACCTGGGAATCCAGATGTCACCCTTTCTCGCCGGCATCGGCGTGTTCGGGCTCGGCATAGGACTGGCGCTCCAGGGCGTTCTGAGCAACGTCGTTGCGGGCCTGACTATCATCTTTACAAAACCGTATCGTGTCGGCGAGTACATCGATCTGGCTGGGGAGCAGGGTGAGGTCCATATGATCGATCTTTTCTCGACGACGCTCGTTCATCCGGACATGTCGAAGATCGTCATTCCGAACCGCAAGATCGTTGGAGAGATCCTGCACAATTATGGGACCATGCGACAACTGAACTTAAAGGTAGGCGTCGCGTACGGTACGGACCTGAACGATACGATGGGTCTCGTGCGACAAGTGCTTGAGGGCAGCGCATACGTACTGAAAGAGCCGATCCCTTTAGTGGGTATCAGTATGCTCGGTGATTCGGCCATCGTCATCTCGATCCGTCCGTGGGTCAAGGTCGACGATTACGAGACTGCCCAGGCGGAGCTTTACCAAACAATTGTGGAGCGATTTCAGGACGGTCGCATCGGCATCCCGCTTCCGCAGCGGGAGGTGCGTCTGCTGTCCGGATCATGA
- a CDS encoding DUF4197 domain-containing protein, whose protein sequence is MQKRFWKGCATLILCLPMLILAGQQPAAAQEHNAPAPGWWPFSKPFKGLEMGQQGGLDDGRIGSGLKEALRIGTQNAVALTGKPNGYFDNPAIRILMPQQLQTLETTMRAVGYGPQMDAFMLSMNRAAERAAPAATQIFTDALSAMTFEDVRTILTGNDTAATDYFKAKTSNRLVAAFRPVVEQAMNEVGAVRQYKELVTLYQSIPFVKSATLDIDQHVVSKGLDGLFHVLGEEERKIRTDPTARVTDLLKEVFSR, encoded by the coding sequence ATGCAAAAGAGATTCTGGAAGGGATGTGCAACGCTCATCCTGTGCCTCCCGATGCTCATCCTTGCCGGTCAACAACCGGCAGCCGCGCAGGAGCATAATGCCCCGGCTCCAGGGTGGTGGCCCTTCAGTAAGCCCTTCAAAGGGTTGGAAATGGGGCAGCAGGGTGGGCTTGATGATGGGAGGATCGGCTCAGGCCTGAAAGAAGCGCTACGGATCGGGACGCAGAACGCCGTCGCACTGACGGGGAAGCCTAATGGGTACTTTGACAACCCGGCGATCAGGATCCTGATGCCGCAACAACTTCAGACACTGGAAACGACGATGCGGGCGGTAGGGTATGGTCCGCAGATGGATGCGTTTATGTTGAGCATGAATCGGGCTGCTGAGCGAGCAGCCCCAGCCGCCACACAGATCTTTACCGATGCCCTCTCAGCGATGACCTTCGAGGATGTCCGCACAATCCTCACTGGAAACGACACAGCAGCTACGGACTATTTCAAGGCAAAGACCTCGAACCGTCTAGTTGCAGCCTTCCGGCCGGTCGTTGAACAGGCGATGAACGAGGTCGGTGCCGTCCGCCAATACAAGGAACTGGTTACGCTGTATCAATCTATCCCCTTCGTGAAGAGCGCAACACTTGACATCGATCAGCATGTCGTCTCCAAGGGCCTCGACGGCCTGTTCCATGTATTGGGGGAGGAGGAACGCAAGATCAGGACCGATCCGACGGCCCGCGTGACCGATCTTCTGAAAGAGGTCTTCTCCAGATGA
- the mscL gene encoding large-conductance mechanosensitive channel protein MscL, with protein MLREFKEFAMRGNVIDMAIGILIGAAFGKIISSFVNDILMPPIGLLVGKVDFSSLFIDLSGTAHPTLAAAKAAGAATINYGVFLNTVLDFLIVAFAIFLLIRQINRMTRKPEAAPVAPSTKACPHCLSSIHLEATRCAYCTSVI; from the coding sequence ATGCTTCGGGAGTTTAAAGAGTTCGCGATGCGCGGGAACGTCATCGATATGGCCATCGGGATCTTGATCGGCGCCGCCTTCGGCAAAATTATCAGTTCATTTGTCAATGATATCCTCATGCCCCCCATCGGCCTGTTGGTCGGCAAGGTCGACTTCTCCAGCCTGTTCATCGATCTCTCCGGTACTGCCCACCCCACGCTCGCCGCAGCCAAGGCTGCAGGTGCAGCCACCATCAATTACGGGGTGTTTCTCAACACCGTGTTGGATTTTCTGATCGTGGCCTTTGCCATCTTCCTCCTGATCAGGCAGATCAACCGCATGACACGGAAGCCCGAAGCGGCGCCGGTCGCACCGAGCACAAAGGCGTGCCCCCATTGCTTGTCCAGTATCCACCTGGAGGCCACACGCTGCGCGTATTGCACCTCTGTGATCTGA
- a CDS encoding restriction endonuclease, with protein MFVLVTIAILLGLGLIFLLNRSSPPVAAEKAFYQPRDVEQQRLERLTPEQFERLCFLLLEQMGLSITGCHRNTHGEIDITAVNPQPIIGGSYIVRCVLIPPEVPINSTQIIALGDTVRAERASKGIFITTGFFSEEVRKLTEGPPIELLNGQRLRQLLEDHRISLA; from the coding sequence ATGTTCGTTTTAGTTACGATTGCGATCCTGCTCGGCCTGGGCCTGATCTTCTTGCTCAATCGCTCTTCGCCGCCGGTAGCCGCCGAAAAGGCCTTCTACCAACCGAGGGACGTCGAGCAGCAGCGACTGGAACGGCTGACGCCCGAGCAGTTCGAACGCCTCTGTTTCCTCCTCCTGGAGCAGATGGGTCTGTCCATCACGGGCTGCCATCGTAACACACATGGGGAGATCGACATCACCGCCGTCAATCCCCAACCGATTATCGGCGGCAGCTATATCGTCCGTTGTGTCCTGATCCCGCCTGAGGTGCCGATCAACTCCACCCAGATCATTGCCCTAGGCGATACGGTACGTGCTGAAAGGGCATCTAAGGGCATCTTTATCACAACCGGCTTCTTCTCCGAAGAGGTTCGGAAGCTCACCGAGGGGCCACCCATCGAGCTCCTCAACGGCCAGCGCCTTCGACAGCTCCTAGAGGACCATAGAATTTCGTTGGCCTAA